In Miscanthus floridulus cultivar M001 chromosome 5, ASM1932011v1, whole genome shotgun sequence, one genomic interval encodes:
- the LOC136452144 gene encoding serine/threonine-protein phosphatase PP1-like produces MMMTRASMGAMDAAAVDEVVRRLVEGGRGGRQVQLSEAEIRQLCVEAKQVLLSQPNLLRIHAPVKICGDIHGQFVDLLRLFDLGGYPPTSTYIFLGDYVDRGKQSLETICLLLAYKLKYPDNIYLLRGNHEDAKINRVYGFYDECKRRFNVRLWKIFCDCFNCLPMAALIDDKVLCMHGGLSPELNSLDQIKDIERPTEIPDYGLLCDLLWSDPSHDTEGWGESDRGVSCTFGADKLVEFLEKNDLDLVCRAHQVVEDGYEFFAERRLVTIFSAPNYCGEFDNAGALLSIDESLMCSFQILKPNETGAPHSRKPLPSKAPK; encoded by the exons ATGATGATGACGCGGGCGTCGATGGGGGCGATGGATGCGGCGGCGGTGGACGAGGTGGTGCGTCGCCTCGTCGAGGGCGGCCGCGGGGGGCGGCAGGTGCAGCTGTCCGAGGCCGAGATCCGCCAGCTCTGCGTCGAGGCCAAACAGGTGCTGCTGTCGCAGCCCAACCTCCTGCGCATCCACGCGCCCGTCAAGATCTGCG GTGATATCCATGGACAATTTGTCGATCTCTTGAGGCTCTTCGATTTGGGTGGTTATCCTCCAACTTCAACTTATATTTTCCTTGGAGACTATGTGGATAGAGGCAAACAAAGCTTAGAAACCATATGTCTGCTTCTGGCATACAAGTTGAAGTACCCTGATAATATATACCTTTTAAGGGGAAACCATgaagatgcaaaaattaacagAGTTTATGGTTTCTATGATGAATGCAAAAGGAGATTCAATGTTCGATTATGGAAGATATTCTGTGATTGCTTCAACTGCTTGCCTATGGCAGCACTTATTGATGACAAAGTATTATGCATGCATGGTGGCCTCTCACCTGAATTGAATAGCTTGGATCAAATAAAAGATATTGAGAGGCCTACCGAAATTCCTGACTATGGTCTTCTGTGCGATCTCCTTTGGTCTGATCCTAGTCACGATACAGAAGGGTGGGGGGAGAGTGATAGAGGTGTTTCTTGCACTTTTGGCGCAGATAAGCTTGTTGAATTTTTGGAGAAGAATGATCTTGACCTTGTGTGCCGAGCTCATCAG GTGGTAGAAGATGGCTACGAATTCTTTGCAGAAAGAAGACTAGTGACGATCTTTTCAGCTCCAAACTACTGTGGCGAATTTGATAATGCAGGTGCTCTATTGAGCATAGATGAAAGCTTGATGTGTTCTTTTCAGATCTTGAAACCAAATGAAACAGGTGCACCACATTCAAGGAAACCTCTTCCAAGCAAG GCACCAAAATGA
- the LOC136452145 gene encoding peroxisomal fatty acid beta-oxidation multifunctional protein MFP2-like, which produces MAAKGRTELDVGADGVAVITINNPPVNSLPFDVLYSLKESYEEAFRRSDVKAIVVTGKGGKFSGGFEISSFGGIQGGQEMQPKVGYIAIDMLTDTVEAATKPSVAAIDGLAIGGGLELAMACHARIATPTAQLGLPELQLGIIPGFGGTQRLPRLVGLTKSLEMMLLSKPIKGGEAHQLGLVDALVSPNDLVNTARQWALDIYECRRPWIKSLYKNDKLEPLGEAREILKFARAQAQKQAANLHHPLVCIDVIEEGIVAGPRAGLWKEATSFQELLFSDTCKSLVHVFFSRRATSKIPGATDLGLMPRKITKVAILGGGLMGSGIATAMILSNYPVVLKEVNEKFLNAGIDRIKANLQSRVRIGEMTEERYEKAMSLVTGVLDYERFKDVDLVIEAIIENVKLKQQIFADLEKYCPSHCILATNTSTIDLNLIGEKTRSQDRIAGAHFFSPAHVMPLLEIVRTQHTSPQVVVDLLDVGKKIKKTPIVVGNCTGFAVNRMFFPYTQSALFYVDLGMDVYKIDRACTKFGMPMGPFRLADLVGFGVAVATGMQYLENFPERVYKSMLLPLMMEDNRAGEATQKGFYKYEGKRKATPDPEIIKYIEKSRSMAGVTPDPEIIKYIEKSRSMAGVTPDPELLKLSEKDIVEMVFFPVINEACRVLDEGIAVKASDLDIASVFGMGFPPYRGGVMYWADSIGAKYIHGKLEEWTKRYGGFFKPCSYLAERAAKGIALSAPAKKVQARL; this is translated from the exons ATGGCGGCCAAGGGGAGGACGGAGCTGGACGTGGGCGCCGACGGCGTGGCAGTAATCACCATCAACAACCCGCCTGTCAACTCGCTCCCCTTCGACG tCCTATATAGCTTAAAGGAAAGCTATGAAGAAGCATTTCGGAGAAGCGATGTTAAAGCTATTGTTGTTACAG GGAAAGGAGGGAAATTTTCTGGAGGATTTGAGATTAGTTCCTTTGGTGGTATTCAGGGAGGCCAAG AAATGCAACCAAAGGTTGGTTACATAGCAATAGATATGCTCACAGATACTGTAGAAG CTGCGACaaagccatcagtggcagcaatTGATGGTCTTGCTATTGGTGGGGGTTTAGAACTTGCCATG GCATGCCATGCACGGATTGCAACTCCAACAGCTCAGTTAGGTCTTCCAGAACTTCAATTAGGAATTATTCCAGGATTTGGAG GAACACAGCGACTCCCACGACTAGTTGGACTGACAAAATCTTTGGAAATGATGCTG TTATCTAAGCCAATCAAGGGTGGTGAGGCACACCAACTGGGTCTGGTTGATGCCTTAGTTTCTCCTAATGATTTGGTGAATACTGCTCGTCAATGGGCTTTGGATATATATGAATGTAGGAGGCCCTGGATCAAAAGCCTTtataagaatgacaagctagaaccTCTTGGGGAGGCTAGGGAAATTCTGAAGTTTGCAAGAGCTCAAGCTCAAAAGCAGGCAGCTAATCTTCATCACCCACTTGTTTGTATTGATGTCATTGAAGAAGGTATTGTTGCAGGACCACGAGCTGGACTCTGGAAG GAAGCAACTTCTTTCCAGGAACTGCTTTTCTCAGATACTTGTAAAAGCTTAGTTCATGTGTTCTTTTCTCGGCGGGCAACATCTAAG ATTCCAGGTGCTACAGACTTGGGGTTGATGCCTAGGAAAATAACTAAAGTTGCCATTTTAGGTGGTGGACTTATGGGTTCAGGAATTGCAACTGCAATGATATTAAGTAACTATCCTGTGGTACTTAAAGAAGTAAATGAGAAGTTCCTAAATGCTGGAATCGACAGAATCAAAG CCAATTTGCAGAGTCGAGTAAGGATAGGGGAAATGACCGAAGAGAGATATGAGAAGGCTATGTCTCTCGTCACAGGTGTCCTTGATTATGAACGTTTCAAAGATGTGGACCTCGTTATAGAGGCAA TTATTGAGAATGTGAAGTTGAAGCAGCAAATATTTGCGGACTTGGAGAAGTACTGTCCTTCACATTGCATCCTTGCTACTAACACATCTACAATTGATCTTAATCTGATTGGGGAGAAAACAAGGTCTCAAGATCGTATTGCTGGTGCACACTTCTTTAG TCCTGCACATGTAATGCCACTTCTGGAAATAGTTCGTACTCAGCACACTTCACCACAAGTTGTTGTTGACTTGCTGGATGTTGGGAAGAAGATTAAGAAGACACCAATAGTGGTTGGGAACTGTACTGGCTTTGCAGTTAACAGGATGTTCTTTCCATACACTCAATCAGCACTCTTTTATGTTGATCTTGGTATGGATGTTTATAAGATTGATCGTGCCTGTACCAAATTTGGAATGCCCATGGGTCCTTTCAG ACTGGCAGATCTGGTTGGTTTTGGTGTGGCCGTGGCTACTGGTATGCAATACCTTGAAAACTTCCCAGAGAGGGTCTACAAATCAATGCTACTTCCTCTGATGATGGAGGACAATAGAGCAG gtgaagccacccaaaaaggatTTTACAAGTATGAGGGCAAGAGGAAGGCCACTCCTGATCCtgaaattataaaatatattgaaAAATCTAGGAGCATGGCAGGAGTTACACCAGATCCtgaaattataaaatatattgaaAAATCTAGGAGCATGGCAGGAGTTACACCAGATCCTGAG CTGCTGAAGCTAAGTGAGAAAGACATAGTTGAGATGGTGTTTTTCCCGGTGATAAATGAAGCCTGTCGAGTCCTTGATGAGGGTATCGCGGTCAAGGCTTCTGACCTAGACATTGCTTCAGTCTTCGGCATGGGGTTCCCCCCTTATAG GGGAGGTGTCATGTACTGGGCAGATTCCATCGGTGCAAAGTACATCCATGGAAAGTTGGAGGAGTGGACAAAGCGGTATGGCGGCTTCTTCAAGCCTTGCTCTTACCTCGCTGAAAGAGCTGCAAAAGGGATTGCTCTG AGTGCACCGGCAAAGAAAGTTCAGGCTCGGCTATAA
- the LOC136454616 gene encoding uncharacterized protein translates to MGEGAPLPHEGEARESDGAEVPSVAEATEVEAPRVSEAEAMEAGAPRTTKATAAGAGAPVTTEATMVEAKAPGTTKADVIAARLSAQEVEMKAAEASVAPSVQGPPSLRESAREAEVHPISSDNTS, encoded by the coding sequence atgggggagggagcgcctctgcCCCATGAGGGCGAGGCTCGTGAGTCAGATGGGGCTGAGGTGCCCtcagttgctgaggccaccgaggtcgaggcccctagggtctccgaggctgaggcgatggaggccggggCGCCCAGGACCACCAAAGCCACAGCGGCGGGGGCCGGAGCCCCcgtgaccaccgaggccacgatggtggaggccAAAGCCCCCGGGACCACTAAGGCCGACGTGATCGCGGCAAGGCTATCGGCccaagaagtggagatgaaggcagcggaggcctcggtggcaccctcggttcaaggcccgccgtcgttgcgggagagcgcccgggaggcggaggtccatccgatctcctccgacaatACTTCCTAG